The following coding sequences lie in one Arachis hypogaea cultivar Tifrunner chromosome 4, arahy.Tifrunner.gnm2.J5K5, whole genome shotgun sequence genomic window:
- the LOC140184179 gene encoding zinc finger BED domain-containing protein DAYSLEEPER-like gives MKVKHDKYWGNLRNMNMIIFVDVVLDLRYKIKFIEWSFQKLFKKEDADFLCGKVKEVFNDLFNSYRVALNSDQAHQSAQHNQDVDMDDSAFDDICFAVAFENDIQESESVNTNEIDLYLMESLEKSVDPNSFDILLWWKVSSNNYKYPILSQIARDILVMPM, from the coding sequence ATGAAGGTAAAGCATGATAAATATTGGGGTAACTTGAGAAACATGAATATGATAATTTTTGTTGATGTGGTACTTGACCTTAGATACAAGATTAAGTTTATTGAGTGGAGTTTTCAAAAGTTGTTTAAGAAGGAGGATGCTGATTTTTTATGTGGTAAGGTGAAAGAAGTATTCAATGACTTGTTTAACAGCTATAGGGTTGCCCTCAATAGTGATCAAGCACACCAATCTGCACAACACAACCAAGATGTGGATATGGATGATAGTGCCTTTGATGATATTTGCTTTGCAGTAGCATTTGAAAATGATATACAAGAAAGTGAGAGTGTCAACACAAATGAAATAGATTTATATCTCATGGAGTCCTTGGAGAAATCAGTTGATCCAAATAGTTTTGACATTTTACTTTGGTGGAAAGTAAGCTCTAATAATTACAAATATCCTATTCTTAGTCAAATTGCGAGGGATATTCTAGTTATGCCTATGTAA